The genomic segment ATATCGATATAGCGCAACGATGCATTTATCAACCAATGCTGGTCTAATTTGTAATCCATGCCTATTTGCGCTGCAATGCCAAATGATTCGTCGAGACTTAAGTTATTAAAGGATTGAGCTTCTCTATTATCGACAAACTGTTCATCGAAGAAAACAGTGTAGTTCAGGCCAACTCCCAAGTATGGCTGGATAACCTCAGTAATGGGAAAATAATAAAGAAGGCTAAGTGTAGGAGGTAATTGTTTACTTTCAGCTAATTTACCGTCACCTAACCCTAACTCATTATCGAGTGTGTTATTCAACGTAATATCATGTGTAAATGGACTGGCAGCTAACAGTTCTAGACCTAGGTTACTGCTAAACATGTAAACAACATTTAAACCAAGCTGGGTATTACTGTTTACCGATGTCCCCATTCCCACATTACCCACGCTTTGTACTGTTACATTTGAACTCGCTTCATCAGGAGCGACCGTCGTTAAACCCGCCCGTACAATCATATCTCCGGCTTCGTGAGCATTGGTTGCGCTCATTAAGGAGGTCGTTAAAGCTAAACTGAATAACACTATTTTGAAGACTCTCATCTTTACCTCTGCGTATAAATTCTAACGGCAGTGTAAAGAGCGCGCAGAAATGACTATTGATTTATATCAATATTTTTAGCAGGGAATTTATGTAAGGAAGACGTTGGGTAATTAAAATTGAGCTGGATCAATTTAGCTGAACATTGACACTGGACGCCACCCACTAGAGCCCAGTGCTTTACGGAAAATAACTGCGATACTATTCGTTTAACCAATCTCTAGGGTGCAAAAAATCTCGATAAAGTATAGCTTCAGGGCTTTCTGGTTCCGGGGTGAAATCATATTCCCAGCGCGCGAGCGGTGGCATTGACATTAATATCGACTCTGTACGTCCCCCCGTTTGCAACCCAAACAAAGTCCCTCTATCCCACACTAGGTTAAACTCTACGTAACGGCCTCGT from the Paraglaciecola mesophila genome contains:
- a CDS encoding OmpW/AlkL family protein, whose amino-acid sequence is MRVFKIVLFSLALTTSLMSATNAHEAGDMIVRAGLTTVAPDEASSNVTVQSVGNVGMGTSVNSNTQLGLNVVYMFSSNLGLELLAASPFTHDITLNNTLDNELGLGDGKLAESKQLPPTLSLLYYFPITEVIQPYLGVGLNYTVFFDEQFVDNREAQSFNNLSLDESFGIAAQIGMDYKLDQHWLINASLRYIDIDTEANFDVLDLPAQVSVDIDPWVYSIMIGYTF